The Flavobacterium piscisymbiosum genome includes a region encoding these proteins:
- a CDS encoding glycosyl hydrolase — MKLTKFNLLITLFFSCAFSAFAQETTGSPWPKSTNINQPWARWWWMGSAVDKPNLKRSLIDFYKAGIGGVEITPIYGVKGEENNFIDYLSPKWMEMLDYTIHIADSLHMQVDMVLGTGWPYGGSHVTLPHAATKLIVEKYPLKKNETFNKNITLSNSKEKIPAELLYVVAYASDGTYINLTDQLKKNKVNAKDKGIEGSHIALPDQSEPNKLNWKATKKDFTIYAVFSGKTGQQVKRAAPGGSGYTLDHYSQEAFNAYVVPFNTAFKGREGKIRAIFNDSYEVYGTDFTPNFFEEFKALRGYDLKKQLPLLLNETDNEVGNRIRSDYRQTIGELLLNKFDKSWTAWAHSKNYKTKLQAHGSPGNLIDLYASADIPECETFGSMPFDIPGFRREKEDIREGDADPVMLKFSSSAAHISGKNLVSSETFTWLREHFKTALSQCKPEVEDLMLNGINHVFLHGSTYSPDRAVWPGWQFYASVNFNANNTIWEDAPALFSYISNCQSLLQQGKSDNEILLYWPIFDTWDKYQKGTLFFEFKIHSLSQWLHDTSFYATTKSLMKKGYGVDFISDNFIAEAKVVNGKIVLPGGSFKSLIIPPCQKMPLATLQKLIELKKAGGSIIFEGLPQSVPGFNDYKKQELQLQNLLTANKELVQPSSDIFKALENAGLYPETLVETGLKYTRRDIDGEKIYYLVNHTPKTIDTFIPLQIGNKEVMIFDPLTRAYGNATVTKNDKTTMVKIKIAPGESYFLKTENTASQKKWHYYEPISEAISLKGNWKITFDKGGPQLPESASISSLESWTKLSPQAEAFSGTATYTLEFNKPNSKVDHWSLNLGDVRESAKVWINDTFIGTAWSVPYQLNIEKLKPGKNILKIQVTNLPANRIRDMELKGQEWKIFYEINMVDKDYKKFDATKWQPMPSGLLGPVTITPLKQEN, encoded by the coding sequence ATGAAACTAACCAAATTTAACCTCCTCATTACCTTATTTTTTTCCTGTGCCTTTAGTGCATTTGCACAGGAAACAACAGGTTCTCCCTGGCCAAAATCTACTAATATAAACCAGCCTTGGGCTCGATGGTGGTGGATGGGAAGTGCCGTAGATAAACCTAACCTGAAAAGGAGCTTAATAGACTTTTATAAAGCAGGCATTGGCGGTGTAGAGATTACCCCTATTTATGGCGTAAAAGGCGAAGAAAATAATTTTATAGATTATCTCTCTCCTAAATGGATGGAAATGCTGGATTACACCATTCACATTGCTGATAGTCTTCATATGCAGGTCGACATGGTGCTGGGAACAGGATGGCCTTACGGAGGTTCGCACGTTACATTACCACATGCAGCCACAAAACTAATTGTGGAAAAGTATCCGCTTAAGAAAAATGAGACTTTCAATAAAAATATTACCCTCAGCAACAGTAAAGAAAAAATACCTGCTGAACTTTTATATGTTGTGGCTTATGCTAGCGATGGCACTTATATCAATTTAACTGATCAGTTAAAAAAAAATAAAGTTAATGCTAAGGACAAAGGCATTGAAGGAAGTCATATTGCACTTCCAGATCAGTCGGAACCTAATAAACTGAATTGGAAAGCCACTAAAAAAGATTTTACTATTTATGCCGTTTTTAGCGGTAAAACAGGACAACAGGTAAAAAGAGCAGCACCTGGAGGCAGTGGCTATACTTTAGATCATTATTCTCAGGAAGCATTCAATGCTTACGTTGTTCCGTTTAACACAGCATTTAAAGGCCGAGAAGGAAAAATCAGGGCTATTTTTAATGACAGCTATGAGGTATACGGAACTGATTTTACACCTAACTTTTTTGAGGAATTCAAAGCCTTGCGTGGCTATGATCTTAAAAAACAATTACCTCTTTTATTAAATGAAACTGACAATGAAGTGGGAAACAGAATCAGAAGTGATTACAGACAAACGATTGGTGAGTTGTTATTGAATAAGTTTGATAAATCATGGACTGCCTGGGCGCATTCTAAAAACTATAAAACCAAACTTCAGGCGCACGGATCTCCCGGAAATCTTATCGATTTATATGCTTCTGCAGATATTCCGGAATGCGAAACTTTTGGCTCGATGCCATTTGATATTCCGGGTTTCAGGCGCGAAAAAGAAGATATCCGTGAAGGCGATGCTGATCCGGTAATGCTGAAATTTTCGTCATCTGCGGCTCATATTTCAGGCAAAAATCTGGTTTCTTCTGAAACTTTTACCTGGCTTAGGGAACATTTTAAAACTGCCCTGTCACAATGCAAACCTGAGGTCGAAGATTTAATGCTAAACGGAATCAATCATGTTTTTCTTCACGGATCGACCTATTCTCCAGACAGAGCAGTCTGGCCCGGATGGCAGTTTTATGCCTCTGTGAATTTTAATGCCAACAATACTATCTGGGAAGATGCTCCTGCTCTTTTCTCTTATATATCAAACTGCCAGTCACTTTTACAACAAGGAAAATCAGATAATGAAATCCTTTTATACTGGCCTATTTTTGACACGTGGGACAAATATCAAAAAGGAACTTTATTTTTTGAATTTAAAATACATTCTTTATCACAATGGTTACATGATACCTCTTTTTATGCTACTACTAAAAGTTTAATGAAAAAGGGATATGGTGTTGATTTTATTTCTGATAATTTTATCGCTGAAGCAAAAGTTGTAAACGGAAAAATTGTTCTTCCGGGCGGTAGCTTTAAATCGCTAATCATTCCACCTTGCCAAAAAATGCCTCTTGCTACTTTGCAAAAATTAATCGAACTTAAAAAAGCCGGCGGATCTATTATTTTTGAAGGATTGCCTCAGTCAGTACCTGGATTTAACGACTATAAAAAACAGGAGCTACAGCTTCAAAATTTATTAACGGCAAATAAAGAACTCGTACAACCATCTTCAGATATATTTAAGGCTTTAGAGAATGCGGGATTATATCCTGAAACGCTAGTTGAAACAGGTTTAAAATATACCCGAAGAGATATTGATGGTGAGAAGATTTATTATCTGGTCAATCATACTCCAAAAACCATCGATACTTTTATTCCTCTTCAGATTGGCAATAAGGAAGTAATGATTTTTGATCCTTTAACCAGAGCTTATGGTAATGCAACAGTTACTAAAAATGACAAAACCACAATGGTTAAAATTAAAATAGCGCCAGGGGAATCTTATTTTCTAAAAACAGAAAATACAGCTTCACAAAAAAAATGGCATTATTATGAACCTATCTCAGAAGCTATTTCTTTAAAAGGAAACTGGAAAATAACTTTTGATAAAGGTGGTCCGCAATTGCCTGAAAGTGCATCGATTTCTTCTTTAGAATCCTGGACCAAACTAAGTCCACAAGCAGAAGCTTTCTCTGGAACTGCGACTTATACATTAGAATTTAATAAACCAAATTCAAAAGTAGATCACTGGAGCTTGAATTTGGGAGACGTTCGGGAGAGTGCTAAAGTCTGGATAAATGATACTTTCATCGGCACGGCTTGGTCTGTTCCTTATCAATTAAATATTGAAAAACTAAAACCGGGAAAAAACATTTTAAAAATTCAGGTGACCAATCTTCCCGCCAACAGAATAAGAGATATGGAGCTAAAAGGTCAGGAATGGAAGATTTTTTATGAAATCAATATGGTCGATAAAGATTATAAAAAGTTCGATGCTACAAAGTGGCAACCGATGCCTTCAGGATTATTGGGCCCTGTTACCATTACGCCATTAAAACAAGAAAACTAA
- a CDS encoding RagB/SusD family nutrient uptake outer membrane protein has product MKKYIYLLAAVLAITSCTDELNQLPLSQGTIENFYATPGDFVQARNATYSVAFHGMGTYGYANRVLNLSEVRSDNLLATTQASRDWEGINSFYTSISSNTYVKEAYLSNYNAINKANQLLEKIAEKGDQIFTDPAEKASMIAETRFLRAFCYFDLVRWFGRVPLMEKTMTATEAAKIPRTPVVDVYKLIISDLEQAIPDLAPTYDAANFGRVTKYGAKALLGLVYMTRSSPTYSIDGATLGLNEWDKAYQQLNDIKLSGLYAFNTDYEPIFKVEGITNKENVLTIPYTQSLPLAVGGNFMVELGYEPYFASLNLSAQGALEAKPISTGFLNLFEATDKRKIYGIATSYTVATGTYKGSYTLPVFKKYIDAARYGNGREDWGVDFMVTRYTDVLMLMAECTLHGGGGSQAEVDEIVNKIRTRAGVAANASNITLDELFTERRKEFFSEGTRWFDLIRSGKAVTTMNAWKAAEDTEGKIRTIDNNSLLYPIPLSEILAVPGLYTQNPGYD; this is encoded by the coding sequence ATGAAAAAATATATTTATTTATTAGCAGCAGTATTGGCAATTACATCTTGCACAGATGAATTGAATCAATTGCCGTTATCTCAGGGAACCATTGAAAATTTCTATGCTACACCGGGCGATTTTGTTCAGGCCAGAAATGCAACGTATTCTGTGGCCTTTCACGGAATGGGTACTTACGGTTATGCCAACAGAGTCTTAAATTTAAGCGAAGTAAGATCAGATAATTTGCTGGCAACCACTCAGGCTTCAAGAGATTGGGAAGGAATTAATAGTTTCTACACCTCGATAAGTTCGAACACTTACGTGAAAGAAGCCTATTTGAGTAATTACAACGCTATTAATAAAGCGAATCAATTATTAGAAAAAATAGCCGAAAAAGGAGATCAGATTTTTACCGATCCGGCTGAGAAAGCTTCTATGATTGCCGAAACTCGTTTTCTTAGAGCATTCTGCTATTTTGATTTAGTAAGATGGTTTGGAAGAGTTCCATTAATGGAAAAAACAATGACTGCTACCGAAGCTGCAAAAATACCAAGAACTCCGGTTGTAGATGTTTACAAATTGATTATTTCAGATCTTGAACAAGCGATTCCGGATCTTGCTCCAACATACGATGCAGCCAATTTTGGTCGTGTTACAAAATATGGAGCAAAAGCCTTATTAGGACTTGTATACATGACCCGTTCAAGCCCAACATACAGCATTGATGGTGCTACATTAGGATTAAACGAATGGGACAAAGCGTATCAGCAATTAAATGATATTAAGTTAAGTGGTTTATATGCCTTTAATACAGATTACGAACCAATTTTTAAAGTAGAAGGAATTACCAATAAAGAAAATGTATTAACAATTCCGTACACTCAAAGTTTGCCGCTTGCTGTTGGAGGTAATTTTATGGTAGAGCTAGGTTACGAGCCTTATTTTGCCTCATTAAATTTATCAGCGCAGGGAGCTCTTGAAGCAAAACCAATTTCGACTGGATTTTTGAATTTGTTTGAAGCAACAGACAAAAGAAAAATATACGGTATCGCAACCAGCTATACCGTTGCAACAGGAACCTATAAAGGAAGTTATACATTACCTGTTTTCAAAAAATACATCGACGCTGCCAGATACGGAAACGGTCGTGAAGACTGGGGTGTCGATTTTATGGTAACACGTTATACAGATGTATTGATGCTAATGGCCGAATGTACGCTTCACGGCGGCGGCGGATCGCAGGCAGAAGTAGATGAGATTGTAAATAAAATAAGAACAAGAGCAGGTGTTGCTGCAAATGCATCTAATATTACGCTGGATGAATTGTTTACAGAAAGAAGAAAAGAATTCTTCTCAGAAGGAACAAGATGGTTTGACCTTATTAGATCAGGAAAAGCAGTAACTACAATGAACGCCTGGAAAGCGGCAGAAGATACCGAAGGAAAAATTAGAACAATCGACAATAACTCATTGTTATACCCAATTCCGTTATCAGAAATATTAGCAGTTCCTGGACTTTATACTCAAAATCCGGGTTACGATTAA
- a CDS encoding sialate O-acetylesterase, with translation MIYLKRLLLILLVFSTKNAVLAQVKLPALVADNMVLQQNTKVNLWGWAAPNEKIAIHLGWNNLPVEVVADANGNWKTAVNTPNGSDKAYDITINASNNISLRNILIGEVWLCSGQSNMFFPVGREDKTWKTGVKNYEEEVKSASFPNIRLFTVAVNATQTPIEDVTGSWKVCTPESIQTFSAVAYFFGRDLYQKLNVPIGLITTSWGGTKAEAWTAQSVLEQDVAFLPILQEDAKNEKAYQEKLETYYLSLTNERIAAAQNAEKGQLKKPKKEANKTSYVLYNAMLHPLVNYTIKGAIWYQGESNSGKAYLYRSLFPAMVKSWREEWKQGDFPFYYVQITPHKGQNAEIREAQLMSLKTIPNSGMVVTTDVGDANNIHPIDKQTVGYRLALIARAKTYGENKLVYSGPVFNQMKIKKQKAQLFFDYAESGLKQNGDHLKEFEIAGNDQVFYPADAKIEGKTIVVSSAKVKEPVAVRFAWKAIPEPNLFNKENLPASPFRTDDWEIKTDKK, from the coding sequence ATGATTTACTTAAAAAGACTTCTCTTAATTCTACTGGTTTTTAGTACAAAAAACGCTGTACTGGCACAGGTTAAATTGCCCGCTTTAGTTGCTGATAATATGGTGTTGCAGCAAAACACAAAAGTTAATTTATGGGGATGGGCAGCTCCAAACGAAAAAATAGCCATTCATTTAGGATGGAATAATCTTCCTGTCGAAGTTGTGGCTGATGCCAATGGAAACTGGAAAACAGCAGTAAACACACCAAACGGAAGTGACAAGGCCTACGATATTACCATCAATGCATCAAATAATATCTCTTTAAGAAATATTCTAATCGGCGAGGTATGGCTTTGTTCAGGCCAGTCGAATATGTTTTTTCCTGTGGGAAGAGAAGATAAAACCTGGAAAACCGGAGTTAAAAATTACGAAGAAGAAGTCAAAAGCGCCTCTTTCCCTAATATCAGATTGTTTACCGTTGCCGTAAACGCGACACAAACACCAATTGAAGATGTTACCGGAAGCTGGAAAGTGTGTACGCCTGAAAGTATTCAGACATTCTCTGCCGTAGCCTATTTCTTTGGCAGGGATTTGTATCAAAAACTAAATGTACCTATCGGGTTAATCACGACTTCCTGGGGCGGAACAAAAGCAGAAGCGTGGACAGCGCAAAGTGTTTTAGAACAAGATGTTGCTTTTTTACCCATTTTGCAGGAAGATGCAAAAAACGAAAAAGCATATCAGGAAAAACTCGAAACTTATTATTTAAGTCTTACCAACGAACGAATTGCAGCTGCTCAAAACGCCGAGAAAGGACAATTAAAAAAGCCTAAAAAAGAAGCCAACAAAACCTCGTATGTATTATATAATGCAATGCTTCATCCTCTGGTAAATTATACGATAAAAGGTGCTATTTGGTATCAGGGCGAAAGCAATTCCGGAAAAGCCTATTTGTATCGATCTTTATTTCCCGCAATGGTAAAAAGCTGGAGAGAAGAATGGAAACAAGGAGATTTCCCTTTTTATTATGTACAAATTACACCCCACAAAGGACAAAATGCCGAAATACGCGAAGCACAATTAATGTCTTTAAAAACAATTCCGAACAGCGGAATGGTTGTTACCACAGATGTTGGGGACGCCAATAATATTCACCCAATAGACAAACAAACTGTGGGTTACAGACTCGCTTTAATCGCACGCGCTAAAACTTATGGAGAAAATAAATTGGTGTATTCAGGACCTGTTTTTAACCAAATGAAAATTAAAAAACAAAAAGCACAACTGTTTTTTGATTACGCAGAATCGGGTTTAAAGCAAAATGGAGATCATCTAAAAGAATTCGAAATAGCAGGAAATGATCAGGTTTTTTATCCGGCAGATGCCAAAATTGAAGGAAAAACAATTGTAGTTTCTTCTGCAAAAGTAAAAGAACCCGTTGCCGTTCGTTTTGCCTGGAAAGCCATACCGGAGCCAAATTTATTTAATAAAGAAAATTTACCCGCGTCACCTTTTAGAACAGATGATTGGGAAATTAAAACAGATAAAAAATAG
- a CDS encoding glycoside hydrolase family protein codes for MNRRQFIIGNSLAVMAICLPFSAKAITLWDDPKLSDFEKRLRPVGRALEFEDYYVWCNSPIEGPDGKIHVFFSRWPKAKGMSGWINSSEIAHAVANNPEGPYEYVSTILAPRGEGFWDATTCHNPSIHFVDGKYALFFMGNSNGKMNTKRIGLATSDSLFGPWRRPDEPLLLPAKEGEWDDLLTTNPSFLKRPNGEYWLYYKSLDTENYEHPKFPVKGNRKYGLAIAKSLQGPYKKYEHNPVIDFSKLGDNKQCEDAFVWYENKKFKMLARDMGVFGIDYGLYMDSDDGKNWSDPQIAYQPLNKYINQPEAPKHLNRYGRVERPQLLFQNGKATYLFTASQGGKYETASAFIFKIV; via the coding sequence ATGAATAGAAGACAATTTATAATCGGAAATTCTCTCGCTGTTATGGCGATATGTCTTCCATTTTCGGCGAAAGCCATTACTTTATGGGATGATCCAAAGCTTTCTGATTTCGAAAAAAGACTTCGACCAGTGGGACGCGCTTTAGAATTCGAAGATTATTATGTTTGGTGCAACAGCCCAATTGAAGGTCCGGATGGTAAAATTCATGTGTTTTTTTCCAGATGGCCCAAAGCAAAAGGAATGAGCGGATGGATCAACAGTTCTGAGATTGCACATGCAGTTGCTAATAATCCTGAAGGACCATATGAATATGTCAGTACAATTTTAGCACCGCGAGGCGAAGGTTTTTGGGATGCTACAACCTGTCATAATCCAAGTATTCATTTTGTAGACGGAAAATATGCCTTGTTTTTCATGGGAAATTCCAACGGAAAAATGAATACCAAACGCATTGGTTTAGCCACTTCCGATTCTCTTTTTGGACCTTGGCGAAGACCCGATGAACCGTTATTGCTTCCTGCAAAAGAAGGCGAATGGGATGATCTTTTAACCACAAATCCTTCGTTTTTAAAACGTCCAAACGGTGAATATTGGCTGTATTATAAATCATTGGATACAGAAAATTACGAACATCCAAAATTTCCCGTAAAAGGCAACAGAAAATACGGACTGGCGATAGCTAAATCCCTTCAAGGACCTTATAAAAAATACGAACACAATCCGGTAATTGATTTCTCTAAACTGGGAGACAACAAACAATGCGAAGATGCTTTTGTATGGTATGAAAATAAGAAATTCAAAATGCTGGCAAGAGATATGGGCGTTTTCGGGATCGATTACGGATTGTACATGGATTCTGATGACGGAAAGAATTGGAGTGATCCTCAAATTGCCTATCAGCCCTTAAACAAATATATCAATCAGCCCGAAGCGCCCAAACATTTAAATCGGTATGGTAGGGTAGAACGTCCGCAGTTATTGTTCCAAAACGGAAAAGCGACTTATTTGTTTACCGCTTCGCAAGGAGGAAAATACGAAACAGCTTCGGCATTTATTTTTAAAATAGTTTAA
- a CDS encoding SusC/RagA family TonB-linked outer membrane protein, producing MKNKLNLLLIMAFFALLQVSAYGQEKTVTGTVTDPSKLSIPGVNVIVKGTNRGASTDFDGKFSIKASEGETLVFSFVGFLKKELKIGASTTYNVSLDAESSNLNEVVVIGYGTQKKKLTTGAISGIKTENFTERPISRIDQGLIGQVAGVRVKQTTGLPGQPFSIEIRGAGSITAGNEPLYVVDGFPIYTEGSNSNGGFSSGSPLDNMNPNDVESIEVLKDAAAASIYGSRASNGVVLITTKKGKKGKPKFTFNTYGGVNKEANRVDMLSAQGWIDRAKTMIDSQWVGSGITGASASQNNAERIAAYNAKNPTAPLNTANTRYYTYLYDERWDMPGHPGLDYIDWQDKVFRTGEFNNYQLSASGATDAVNYYVSANYQKNTGYIIGTDYTLFSARANVDFKLSENFKTGINIAPSYSIKNDPGVEGKDNTLFKALVATPVFESASNAAGEKYTTRYAWGSSTTNMLNALARTGKNSMYRTLISTYASYQFAKGFTWKTTLNFDNSDNTTESYTPNDVQASIRGAYNTYRRQNLVNENTLNWDKSFGNHNFNVLLGQSFSSYEIMRSSLSSGALYNSSTVETLPTGSLGSTNAEKSTLLSYFARLQYNYKEKYILSASVRRDGSSKFGSDRQWGVFPSVSLGWRVKQEEFMQKVNWLSDLKLRASGGLNGSNNIGSYASYATLATYNYSIGGAAAIGQGASSIANPDLHWEESRSVDFGLDFGILKNRVTGTFEVYRKNNSELLLRVPIVGATGFTSYLTNVGEVQNQGWEFELSSLNVKTPSFEWRTSANISHNENKVLALGPGQSKIEISNAYDGGVPFVKLEVGKPMYTIFGLQQNGVVSQADIDAGGTTIGGNKLVLGDPRYIDQNGDKKINADDRVDLGNPTPKYTWGITNTFKYKDIDLNILVQGQNGGTVYGLTGRAIDRTGMGSVENSLNVDPSVRGNWRTSFGYQANSDWLYKSDYVSVRNITIGYNLRQAIKGLSRIDNMRLYVTGENWFYWNKYKVGFNPEAVNTSASSNSDFSVPVDYGGAPLAKSLVIGLNINFN from the coding sequence ATGAAAAATAAGCTTAATCTTTTGCTGATTATGGCCTTCTTTGCTTTATTGCAAGTATCGGCTTATGGGCAAGAAAAAACGGTTACAGGAACAGTTACTGATCCGTCTAAACTCTCTATTCCCGGAGTTAACGTAATCGTGAAGGGAACCAATAGAGGAGCGAGTACTGATTTTGACGGAAAGTTCAGCATAAAAGCATCCGAGGGTGAAACTTTGGTTTTTTCTTTCGTAGGATTTTTAAAGAAAGAACTAAAAATAGGAGCTTCAACTACTTATAATGTTTCTTTAGATGCAGAGAGTTCAAACTTAAATGAAGTCGTAGTTATTGGGTACGGAACCCAAAAGAAAAAATTAACTACAGGAGCCATTTCGGGAATTAAAACTGAAAACTTTACCGAAAGACCTATTTCCAGAATTGACCAGGGATTAATTGGACAGGTAGCTGGTGTTCGTGTAAAACAAACAACAGGTTTACCGGGACAGCCTTTTAGTATTGAAATCAGGGGAGCAGGATCTATTACGGCAGGAAATGAGCCTTTGTATGTTGTAGACGGATTTCCTATTTATACAGAAGGATCTAATAGCAATGGAGGATTTTCAAGCGGAAGCCCTCTTGACAACATGAATCCTAATGACGTAGAATCGATCGAAGTTTTAAAAGATGCCGCAGCGGCCTCAATTTACGGATCGAGAGCTTCAAACGGAGTTGTTTTAATTACAACTAAAAAAGGTAAAAAAGGAAAACCAAAATTCACTTTTAATACTTACGGAGGGGTAAATAAAGAAGCCAACAGAGTCGATATGTTGTCTGCTCAGGGGTGGATCGACAGGGCCAAAACCATGATCGATTCGCAATGGGTAGGATCAGGAATTACAGGGGCTTCTGCAAGCCAGAACAATGCGGAAAGAATTGCAGCTTATAATGCTAAAAATCCAACTGCACCTCTTAATACCGCCAACACAAGATATTATACGTATTTGTACGATGAAAGATGGGATATGCCGGGACACCCTGGATTAGATTATATCGACTGGCAGGATAAAGTTTTCCGTACAGGAGAATTCAATAACTATCAATTATCAGCTTCGGGAGCTACAGATGCTGTCAATTATTATGTGTCGGCCAATTACCAAAAAAACACAGGGTACATCATCGGAACTGATTATACATTGTTCTCTGCGAGAGCAAATGTTGATTTTAAATTATCAGAAAACTTTAAAACAGGAATTAATATTGCGCCTTCATATTCCATCAAAAATGATCCGGGAGTAGAAGGGAAAGACAATACTTTATTTAAAGCCCTTGTAGCAACACCGGTTTTTGAAAGCGCCTCCAATGCGGCAGGAGAAAAATATACAACCAGATATGCGTGGGGCAGCAGCACGACCAATATGCTTAATGCATTGGCCAGAACAGGAAAAAACTCCATGTACAGAACTTTGATTTCTACCTATGCAAGTTATCAGTTTGCAAAAGGATTTACCTGGAAAACGACATTGAATTTTGATAACTCAGACAATACAACAGAGAGTTATACGCCAAATGATGTTCAGGCAAGTATTAGAGGAGCTTATAACACGTACAGAAGACAAAATTTAGTAAATGAAAATACTTTGAACTGGGATAAATCATTTGGGAATCATAATTTCAATGTGCTTTTAGGACAGTCTTTCAGTTCATATGAAATCATGAGATCAAGCTTATCTTCGGGAGCATTATATAACAGTTCAACTGTAGAAACATTGCCAACGGGATCATTAGGATCTACAAATGCAGAAAAAAGTACCTTATTATCTTATTTCGCAAGGCTGCAATACAATTACAAAGAAAAATACATTTTATCTGCAAGCGTAAGACGTGATGGTTCTTCAAAATTTGGATCAGACAGACAATGGGGAGTTTTTCCATCTGTTTCATTAGGATGGAGAGTAAAACAAGAAGAGTTTATGCAAAAAGTAAACTGGCTTAGTGATTTAAAACTAAGAGCGAGCGGAGGTCTTAACGGAAGTAACAATATTGGCAGTTATGCTTCTTATGCAACATTGGCTACTTACAATTATTCTATTGGCGGTGCGGCTGCAATTGGTCAGGGAGCATCATCAATAGCAAATCCTGACTTGCACTGGGAAGAATCAAGAAGTGTCGATTTTGGATTGGATTTCGGAATTCTTAAAAACAGGGTAACAGGTACATTCGAAGTATACAGAAAAAACAATAGTGAATTATTATTAAGAGTGCCTATTGTTGGAGCTACGGGATTTACAAGCTATTTGACCAATGTAGGTGAAGTACAAAATCAGGGATGGGAATTTGAACTGAGTTCTTTAAACGTGAAAACACCAAGTTTTGAATGGAGAACTTCGGCCAATATAAGCCATAACGAAAACAAAGTTTTGGCACTTGGACCTGGCCAGAGTAAAATTGAAATTAGTAATGCCTATGATGGTGGAGTTCCTTTTGTAAAATTAGAAGTTGGAAAACCAATGTATACTATTTTTGGATTACAGCAAAACGGAGTAGTGAGTCAGGCAGATATTGATGCAGGAGGAACTACAATTGGAGGCAACAAATTAGTTTTGGGAGATCCAAGATATATTGATCAGAATGGAGATAAAAAAATCAATGCAGATGACCGTGTAGATTTGGGTAATCCTACTCCAAAATATACTTGGGGAATCACAAACACTTTCAAGTACAAGGATATTGATTTGAATATTTTGGTTCAGGGACAAAACGGAGGAACAGTTTACGGATTAACAGGAAGAGCGATTGACCGTACCGGAATGGGATCTGTTGAAAATTCATTAAACGTAGATCCTTCTGTGAGAGGAAACTGGAGAACTTCTTTTGGATATCAGGCCAACTCAGACTGGTTGTACAAATCAGATTATGTGAGTGTTCGAAACATTACAATTGGGTATAACCTGAGACAAGCCATTAAAGGTTTAAGCAGAATTGATAATATGAGACTTTATGTAACGGGTGAAAACTGGTTCTACTGGAATAAATATAAAGTAGGTTTCAATCCCGAGGCAGTAAATACATCAGCGAGTTCAAACAGCGATTTTTCTGTGCCGGTAGATTATGGAGGAGCTCCTTTGGCAAAATCTTTAGTGATAGGACTTAACATTAATTTTAATTAA